In a single window of the Streptomyces cinnabarinus genome:
- a CDS encoding 3-oxoacyl-ACP synthase III family protein: MNAPTAHLASVGTCLPGDPVDNATLAKLVGLDETWAEMFIGNTSRYFAVDLATGQVRHTLADIAATAADRALAEAGLDPADIDCVVMGTATPDHLMPATVNLVADRLGIDNTPTYQLQSGCAGAVQALDVARTLLLARRCATVLVIGGDVCAKHLERDFDPGTRTSAELVNYALFGDGAGAAVLSAEPLGAGIAVRQVLNRLVGLGREPGQIIDWFGLGDRHSDRPAVSEDYKAIEETVPLLAQQTFWELLGDLGWGADQVDFLLPPQLSGRMSDRISAAMPAPGARRINVVRTVGNNGNALPFLQLAELLEQWDSPGRAVAVAVESSKWIKSGIALERS, from the coding sequence ATGAACGCACCCACCGCGCACCTGGCCTCGGTCGGCACCTGCCTGCCCGGGGACCCCGTGGACAACGCGACCCTGGCCAAACTCGTCGGCCTCGACGAGACCTGGGCCGAGATGTTCATCGGCAACACCAGCCGCTACTTCGCCGTCGACCTGGCCACCGGTCAGGTGCGGCACACCCTGGCCGACATCGCGGCGACTGCCGCCGACCGGGCGCTGGCGGAGGCCGGCCTCGATCCGGCCGACATCGACTGCGTCGTCATGGGCACCGCGACCCCGGACCATCTGATGCCCGCCACGGTGAACCTGGTCGCCGACCGGCTCGGCATCGACAACACCCCCACCTACCAGCTCCAGTCCGGGTGCGCCGGCGCCGTGCAGGCCCTCGACGTGGCCCGCACTCTGCTCCTGGCCCGGCGCTGCGCCACCGTCCTGGTGATCGGCGGCGATGTGTGCGCCAAGCACCTGGAGCGGGACTTCGACCCCGGTACCCGCACCTCCGCCGAACTCGTCAACTACGCCCTCTTCGGCGACGGGGCCGGCGCGGCCGTGCTCAGCGCCGAACCGCTCGGCGCGGGCATCGCCGTCCGGCAGGTGCTCAACCGGCTGGTGGGCCTGGGCAGGGAACCCGGCCAGATCATCGACTGGTTCGGGCTCGGCGACCGGCACAGCGACCGTCCGGCGGTCTCGGAGGACTACAAGGCGATCGAGGAGACGGTGCCGCTCCTGGCCCAGCAGACGTTCTGGGAACTCCTCGGCGACCTCGGCTGGGGCGCCGACCAGGTGGACTTCCTGCTGCCCCCGCAGCTCTCCGGCCGGATGAGCGACCGTATCTCGGCGGCCATGCCCGCCCCGGGCGCCCGGCGCATCAACGTGGTGCGCACCGTCGGCAACAACGGCAACGCCCTGCCCTTCCTCCAGCTCGCCGAACTCCTTGAGCAGTGGGACAGTCCCGGGCGCGCCGTCGCGGTGGCCGTCGAGTCCAGCAAATGGATCAAGTCCGGTATCGCCCTGGAGCGGTCATGA
- a CDS encoding phosphopantetheine-binding protein codes for MTTALAGTAEFRTLLEEELGLYLEEEDLDRPLDDFPDWDSVLLLRLVTVVERAVGRRIPVADLLEVRTFRHMYQVVTER; via the coding sequence ATGACCACCGCCCTCGCCGGTACCGCGGAATTCCGCACGCTCCTGGAGGAGGAGCTCGGCCTGTACTTGGAGGAGGAGGACCTCGACCGGCCCCTCGACGACTTCCCCGACTGGGACTCGGTGCTGCTGCTGCGCCTGGTGACCGTGGTGGAGCGCGCCGTCGGACGGCGGATCCCGGTGGCCGATCTGCTGGAGGTCAGGACGTTCCGGCACATGTACCAGGTGGTGACGGAGCGATGA
- a CDS encoding MBL fold metallo-hydrolase, which translates to MPTVDILLPGFGLDTDQGYPAFCGVFLVRGPDAAGRPRNILVDAAHVGRRPFLWTALAEHGLSADDIDTVVLTHAHWDHVQNIDLFPSATLLVHPDERRYAHTPHANDWATPAWTGLLLEQLPVREVTDGEEIIPGVEVLGLPGHSPGSIGLVVRTEAGRATITGDALHFAYVATTGRNPLVFWDADQAERSIGRILEVSDVIYPGHDRPFRLAADGGIDYLAPFALTVTGVGPDTPGLGFADSSARPSWVMPGIQEQRALYEKNADDSRRRISRVPRVVRPARAPRAAGPGSG; encoded by the coding sequence ATGCCGACCGTCGACATCCTCCTGCCCGGCTTCGGCCTCGACACCGATCAGGGCTATCCCGCCTTCTGCGGAGTGTTCCTGGTACGCGGCCCCGACGCCGCCGGACGGCCCCGGAACATCCTCGTCGACGCCGCCCACGTAGGCCGCCGTCCCTTCCTGTGGACGGCGCTCGCCGAGCACGGTCTGTCCGCCGACGACATCGACACCGTCGTCCTCACCCACGCCCACTGGGACCACGTGCAGAACATCGACCTGTTCCCCTCGGCGACCCTGCTCGTCCACCCCGACGAGCGCCGGTACGCCCACACCCCGCACGCCAACGACTGGGCCACGCCCGCCTGGACGGGACTGCTGCTGGAGCAGCTCCCCGTCCGCGAGGTCACGGACGGGGAGGAGATCATCCCCGGAGTCGAGGTCCTCGGCCTGCCCGGCCACTCCCCGGGCAGCATCGGCCTGGTGGTGCGCACCGAGGCCGGGCGGGCCACGATCACCGGCGACGCCCTGCACTTCGCGTACGTCGCCACGACCGGGCGCAACCCCCTGGTCTTCTGGGACGCCGACCAGGCGGAGCGCAGCATCGGGCGGATCCTGGAGGTGTCCGACGTGATCTATCCGGGCCACGACCGCCCGTTCCGGCTCGCCGCGGACGGCGGCATCGACTACCTGGCTCCTTTCGCCCTCACCGTGACCGGAGTGGGGCCCGACACCCCGGGCCTCGGCTTCGCCGACTCCTCGGCCCGGCCGTCGTGGGTCATGCCGGGCATTCAGGAGCAGCGCGCGCTGTACGAGAAGAACGCCGACGACAGCCGGCGGAGGATCAGCCGGGTGCCGCGGGTGGTCCGACCGGCGCGGGCTCCCCGAGCAGCCGGGCCAGGGAGCGGTTGA
- a CDS encoding thioesterase II family protein, whose translation MTTTTAVPCLSRTPRTDARLRLFCFHHAGGGASFFSSWADRVPPGVDVLPVQLPGREARYREPRFQDAGELVAALGRDLAPYLDEGPWAAYGHSMGALVAAALAAARLRAGGRGPGALFLGAYAAPHLTPTLPLPDHYKDRELARLLVDFGGMDPRFLERADWLRVLLPIVRDDLRVCASHGRAGLPDPDDERARLPLVVEAFAGLDDPLVDPARVRAWERYAHDFRLTLVPGGHFFPREEPGPFFARLNRSLARLLGEPAPVGPPAAPG comes from the coding sequence ATGACCACCACCACCGCGGTGCCCTGCCTCAGCCGGACACCCCGGACGGATGCCCGGCTGCGTCTGTTCTGTTTCCACCACGCGGGCGGCGGGGCCTCGTTCTTCAGTTCCTGGGCCGACCGCGTCCCGCCGGGCGTGGATGTGCTGCCGGTGCAGTTGCCCGGGCGCGAGGCGCGGTACCGGGAACCCCGCTTCCAGGACGCCGGGGAACTCGTCGCGGCCCTCGGGCGGGATCTCGCCCCGTACCTCGACGAGGGCCCCTGGGCGGCGTACGGCCACAGCATGGGCGCCCTGGTGGCCGCCGCCCTGGCCGCCGCACGGCTGCGTGCGGGGGGCCGCGGCCCCGGGGCGCTGTTCCTCGGCGCGTACGCGGCCCCGCACCTGACGCCCACGCTGCCCTTGCCCGACCATTACAAGGACCGGGAACTGGCCCGGCTGCTGGTCGACTTCGGCGGTATGGACCCGCGGTTCCTGGAGCGGGCGGACTGGCTGCGGGTGCTGTTGCCCATCGTCCGGGACGACCTGCGGGTCTGCGCGAGCCACGGTCGGGCGGGGCTGCCGGACCCGGACGACGAGCGGGCCCGGCTGCCCCTGGTCGTCGAGGCGTTCGCGGGCCTCGACGACCCGTTGGTGGACCCGGCACGGGTGCGCGCGTGGGAGCGGTACGCGCACGACTTCCGGCTGACCCTCGTGCCCGGCGGTCACTTCTTCCCGCGCGAGGAGCCCGGCCCGTTCTTCGCCCGGCTCAACCGCTCCCTGGCCCGGCTGCTCGGGGAGCCCGCGCCGGTCGGACCACCCGCGGCACCCGGCTGA
- a CDS encoding HAD-IIIC family phosphatase, with protein MTQAEERIPSPAATAGWHDAAALTTLRGLYRAGRLAEEYGSVRTLLSRMPRADLPAAGQLLARLDPAEVRRHVPEVPVVSVAVTGESTVAPVVGPLTAELARHGLLLDAQVAPYGSYVQDLMRPADPAEDRERPHLTLCVLDAHTVFGGLTAPWRAEDVENAARTRLALLTAAVAAHQRASRGLLVLNTVPLHRHFTHQLVDLRCRARLGAVWREFNSGLLALAAEHPGVAVVDLDPLIGEGVPAGEPRAAQYARARLSEPLLAAYAREAAHIVRARLGRTRKVLVLDLDGTLWGGVLGEDGPGGIELGAGLRGEAFTGFQRVLRQLGSQGVLLAISSKNDADAVSRTLRTHPAMVLRESDFVQVSANWKPKHDNLRDIAGRLGLGLDSFVFADDSLFECGLVGEQLPEVAVVRVDDEPALHPSALLADGWFDVFELTEADLERADRYRTEARRQEFREDVASYQDYLDGLGLEVTLRPPDEAELGRVSQLTLRTNQFHLATERLDVPQVADRMTHPGHHVIAVHARDRFGDHGLVGALFLRRDGEVVRIDNFALSCRVFARGIESACLSAVLEFARDTEARAVAGRYLPSPRNAAFAAFYADQGFTAVGTDPDDPDAVFFRHDLRDPAPAPAHLRLRAAFGPDDGDRP; from the coding sequence ATGACCCAGGCCGAGGAACGGATCCCGAGCCCGGCGGCCACGGCCGGCTGGCACGACGCGGCGGCCCTGACCACCCTGCGCGGCCTGTACCGGGCCGGACGGCTGGCCGAAGAGTACGGCTCGGTGCGGACGCTGCTGTCCCGGATGCCCCGGGCCGACCTCCCGGCCGCGGGCCAGCTGCTGGCCCGGCTCGACCCGGCGGAGGTGCGGCGTCACGTGCCCGAGGTGCCGGTGGTCTCCGTGGCCGTGACGGGCGAGTCCACGGTGGCACCGGTGGTGGGACCGCTCACCGCCGAACTGGCCCGCCACGGACTGCTGCTGGACGCGCAGGTCGCCCCCTACGGGTCGTATGTGCAGGACCTGATGCGGCCGGCCGACCCGGCGGAGGACCGGGAGCGACCGCACCTCACCCTGTGCGTGCTCGACGCGCACACGGTCTTCGGCGGCCTCACCGCGCCCTGGCGGGCCGAGGACGTCGAGAACGCGGCGCGGACCCGACTCGCGCTGCTGACCGCCGCCGTAGCCGCCCATCAACGGGCCAGCCGCGGCCTGCTCGTGCTCAACACCGTCCCGCTGCACCGCCACTTCACGCACCAACTGGTCGATCTGCGCTGCCGCGCCCGGCTCGGCGCGGTGTGGCGGGAGTTCAACAGCGGGCTGCTGGCGCTCGCCGCCGAACACCCGGGCGTGGCCGTCGTCGACCTCGATCCGCTGATCGGCGAGGGCGTGCCCGCCGGTGAACCGCGCGCCGCCCAGTACGCGCGGGCCCGGCTGTCCGAGCCGCTGCTGGCCGCCTACGCCCGGGAGGCCGCGCACATCGTCCGCGCCCGCCTCGGCCGGACCCGCAAGGTCCTGGTGCTGGACCTGGACGGGACGCTGTGGGGCGGCGTGCTCGGCGAGGACGGGCCCGGCGGTATCGAGCTCGGTGCGGGGCTGCGCGGCGAGGCCTTCACGGGGTTCCAGCGGGTGCTCCGGCAACTCGGATCCCAGGGGGTGCTGCTCGCGATCAGCAGCAAGAACGACGCGGACGCCGTGAGCCGCACGCTGCGGACGCATCCGGCCATGGTGCTGCGCGAGTCCGACTTCGTCCAGGTCAGCGCCAACTGGAAGCCCAAGCACGACAATCTCCGGGACATCGCCGGGCGGCTCGGACTCGGCCTGGACAGCTTCGTCTTCGCCGACGACAGCCTCTTCGAGTGCGGGCTGGTCGGCGAGCAGCTGCCCGAGGTCGCCGTGGTCCGCGTCGACGACGAACCCGCCCTGCACCCTTCGGCGCTGCTGGCCGACGGCTGGTTCGACGTGTTCGAGCTGACCGAGGCCGACCTGGAGCGGGCGGACCGGTACCGCACCGAGGCCCGACGGCAGGAGTTCCGCGAGGACGTCGCCTCCTACCAGGACTACCTCGACGGGCTCGGCCTGGAGGTCACCCTCCGCCCACCGGACGAGGCCGAACTCGGGCGGGTCTCCCAACTCACCCTGCGCACCAACCAGTTCCACCTGGCCACCGAACGGCTGGACGTCCCGCAGGTGGCCGACCGGATGACGCACCCGGGACACCATGTGATCGCGGTGCACGCGCGTGACCGGTTCGGCGACCACGGCCTGGTCGGCGCGCTGTTCCTGCGCCGGGACGGGGAGGTGGTGCGCATCGACAACTTCGCCCTGAGCTGCCGGGTGTTCGCCCGGGGCATCGAGAGCGCCTGCCTGTCCGCGGTGCTGGAGTTCGCCCGCGACACCGAGGCGCGGGCCGTGGCGGGCCGCTATCTGCCGTCGCCGCGCAACGCCGCCTTCGCCGCGTTCTACGCCGACCAGGGCTTCACCGCGGTCGGCACCGACCCGGACGACCCCGACGCCGTCTTCTTCCGGCACGACCTGCGCGACCCCGCCCCCGCCCCCGCCCATCTGCGGCTGCGCGCCGCGTTCGGGCCCGATGACGGAGACCGCCCATGA
- a CDS encoding AMP-binding protein, giving the protein MSAYAWYPAREHTEHSNVAAFCRAHGVEGGYRALQARSVAAPEWFWERAVRDIGIVWHVPPRRVRDDTGGIAHTRWFPGGRTNLVDSCLGRRIRQGCGAAPALRWEREDGTRGVLTYGETATHSARVAGGLRELGVTVGDRVAAYLPPGPEAFVLLFACARIGAVLVPLFSGFGAEAIAVRLADAEPRVLVTAAASVRHGRRHDMETAARKALAKVSCVQHLVVLDAASECGPAGTTWQGLTAAEPAGTVSLAADTPFLLLHTSGTTGRPKGAVHTHGGFPAQVGSETRYNLDLRPDDVVWWVTDPGWIMFPLIAVGATLAGACVLAYEGAIDHPDPTRLWRLLDDHEVTVFGSSPSLARTLRGRDPRHPQAPARLRILGSTGEPWTEEAWHWYFAEFGGKRCPVINICGGTEVGGSLLASAPTLPQSPCGFAGPCLGIDAAVEDADGTEPPEGQAGELVVRQPWPGMTRGLWRAHERFTEAYFERRPGRWSHGDLVSRTGEEWFVHGRLDDVIKVAGKRLGPTEVEEAVLGDPAVGEAAAVGVPHPVKGEALWCFAVPAAGRPLAAPERERIRGRVADALGPAFRPSRVIAVPQLPRTRNGKVMRRLIRDVVAGEEPGDLSTLVNPESLDALRTAVQQTPDH; this is encoded by the coding sequence ATGAGCGCGTACGCCTGGTACCCGGCCCGCGAGCACACCGAGCACAGCAACGTCGCGGCCTTCTGCCGGGCGCACGGCGTCGAGGGCGGCTACCGCGCCCTGCAAGCCCGGTCCGTCGCCGCCCCCGAGTGGTTCTGGGAGCGGGCTGTGCGGGACATCGGCATCGTCTGGCACGTGCCCCCGCGTCGCGTCCGCGACGACACCGGCGGCATCGCGCACACCCGCTGGTTCCCGGGCGGGCGCACCAACCTGGTGGACTCCTGCCTCGGCCGCCGGATACGGCAGGGGTGCGGCGCCGCCCCCGCACTGCGCTGGGAGCGCGAGGACGGGACGCGCGGAGTCCTCACCTACGGCGAAACGGCCACGCACAGTGCCCGGGTGGCGGGCGGGCTGCGCGAACTCGGGGTCACGGTCGGGGACCGGGTGGCCGCGTATCTGCCCCCGGGACCCGAGGCCTTCGTCCTGCTCTTCGCCTGCGCGCGCATCGGCGCGGTCCTGGTCCCGCTGTTCTCCGGATTCGGAGCCGAGGCGATCGCGGTGCGGCTAGCCGACGCAGAGCCCCGGGTCCTGGTGACCGCGGCGGCCTCCGTCCGGCACGGACGCCGCCACGACATGGAGACCGCCGCCCGCAAGGCCTTGGCGAAGGTGTCGTGCGTACAGCATCTCGTCGTCCTGGACGCGGCGAGCGAGTGCGGACCGGCCGGCACGACCTGGCAGGGGCTGACCGCCGCCGAGCCCGCCGGCACCGTCTCGCTCGCCGCCGACACCCCTTTCCTCCTGCTGCACACCTCCGGCACCACCGGTCGGCCCAAGGGCGCCGTGCACACGCACGGCGGCTTCCCGGCGCAAGTGGGCAGTGAGACGCGGTACAACCTCGACCTGCGGCCGGACGACGTCGTGTGGTGGGTGACCGACCCCGGCTGGATCATGTTCCCGCTCATCGCCGTCGGTGCCACCCTCGCCGGTGCCTGCGTCCTCGCGTACGAGGGTGCGATCGACCATCCGGACCCGACCCGCCTGTGGCGGCTGCTCGACGACCACGAGGTCACCGTGTTCGGCAGCTCGCCCAGCCTGGCCCGCACGCTGAGGGGACGCGACCCGCGGCACCCGCAGGCACCCGCCCGGCTGCGGATCCTCGGCTCCACCGGGGAACCGTGGACCGAGGAGGCGTGGCACTGGTACTTCGCCGAGTTCGGCGGCAAACGCTGCCCGGTGATCAACATCTGCGGCGGCACCGAGGTCGGCGGCTCCCTGCTCGCCTCCGCGCCCACCCTGCCCCAGTCGCCCTGCGGTTTCGCGGGCCCGTGCCTGGGCATCGACGCGGCCGTCGAGGACGCCGACGGTACCGAGCCGCCCGAAGGACAGGCCGGCGAACTGGTCGTACGACAGCCGTGGCCCGGCATGACCCGGGGGCTGTGGCGGGCTCACGAGCGGTTCACCGAGGCCTACTTCGAGCGGCGGCCGGGGCGCTGGTCGCACGGAGATCTCGTCTCCCGCACCGGCGAGGAGTGGTTCGTCCACGGGCGGCTCGACGACGTCATCAAGGTGGCCGGCAAACGCCTCGGACCCACCGAGGTCGAGGAGGCGGTCTTAGGCGACCCGGCCGTCGGCGAGGCCGCCGCGGTCGGCGTACCGCACCCGGTCAAGGGCGAGGCCCTGTGGTGCTTCGCGGTCCCGGCCGCCGGCCGGCCCCTCGCGGCGCCGGAACGCGAGCGGATCCGCGGGCGCGTCGCCGACGCGCTCGGCCCCGCGTTCCGGCCAAGCCGGGTGATCGCCGTGCCCCAACTGCCCAGGACCCGCAACGGCAAGGTGATGCGGCGCCTCATCCGCGACGTGGTCGCCGGCGAGGAACCGGGCGACCTGTCCACCCTCGTCAACCCCGAGAGCCTCGACGCCCTGCGCACCGCCGTACAGCAGACCCCGGACCACTGA
- a CDS encoding alpha/beta hydrolase: MIPMAELRRFALPHAYAQGIPGDVIHRVLRHLGEDEGPGAWTHAWSSLAMAAEARGRDLDAVRSYAMARFPYVDGPDRLAAQQACVAAFDRWRRGVRGVSRLDLPFEDAGFACWATGLSLRNRLPLILVIGGIAGVKEQWAPVLAESDRLGAAVVVTELPGVGENSLTYGTDSVHMLTYLLDLLGRAADTSRTCVVGLGFGGHLALRHVLDDDRVRGLAVVGTPVRDFFARVAEHAPLPRLVDLTLSHLMRTPVERIPAELADWGVAEERLTGLRVPVACVAGRDDEVVPYSDAQLLGRTVPRLRLVENDTLGGRPEQAAETRLWLLAQALRMAGTAGPVRRAASARARVLRARRRLNGTSAGAPA; encoded by the coding sequence ATGATCCCCATGGCAGAGCTACGAAGGTTCGCCCTTCCGCACGCCTACGCCCAGGGCATCCCCGGCGATGTCATCCACCGGGTGCTGCGTCACCTCGGCGAGGACGAGGGGCCCGGCGCCTGGACCCATGCCTGGTCCTCGCTCGCGATGGCGGCCGAGGCACGGGGCCGCGATCTGGACGCGGTCCGCTCCTACGCGATGGCCCGCTTCCCGTACGTCGACGGCCCGGACCGGCTCGCGGCGCAACAGGCCTGCGTGGCGGCCTTCGACCGCTGGCGCAGAGGCGTCCGGGGCGTCTCCCGGCTCGATCTGCCGTTCGAGGACGCGGGTTTCGCCTGCTGGGCCACCGGTCTGTCGCTGCGCAACCGGCTCCCGCTGATCCTCGTCATCGGCGGCATCGCCGGCGTCAAGGAGCAGTGGGCGCCGGTCCTCGCCGAGTCCGACCGGCTCGGCGCGGCCGTCGTGGTCACCGAGCTGCCGGGGGTCGGCGAGAACTCCCTCACCTACGGAACGGACAGCGTGCACATGCTCACCTACCTCCTGGATCTGCTCGGCCGCGCCGCCGACACCTCCCGCACCTGCGTCGTCGGTCTCGGCTTCGGCGGGCATCTGGCCCTGCGTCATGTGCTGGACGACGACCGGGTGCGGGGCCTGGCCGTCGTCGGGACGCCGGTGCGGGACTTCTTCGCCCGGGTCGCGGAGCACGCACCGCTGCCGCGGCTGGTGGACCTCACCCTGTCCCACCTGATGCGCACGCCGGTGGAGCGGATCCCGGCCGAGCTGGCCGACTGGGGCGTGGCCGAGGAGCGGCTGACCGGACTGCGTGTCCCGGTCGCCTGTGTGGCCGGCCGCGACGACGAGGTCGTGCCCTACTCCGACGCGCAGTTGCTCGGGCGGACCGTGCCACGGCTGCGGTTGGTGGAGAACGACACCTTGGGCGGGCGGCCCGAGCAGGCCGCCGAGACCCGGCTGTGGCTGCTGGCACAGGCGCTGCGGATGGCGGGCACGGCGGGACCGGTGCGCCGGGCGGCCTCGGCGCGCGCCCGCGTCCTGCGCGCCCGCCGCCGCCTGAACGGTACGTCGGCCGGAGCACCCGCATGA